GGGTCCCGGCTGTTCCAAGCGTCCTCGGCCGCCCTGACCTTCTGCAGGGCGGTCTCGGCGGTGAACGGCGGGAATGGAGGCCTGGGCCTGTGGGCGGGGTCCTGGGTGGACATGACTCTCCCCTTCGTGATGGCGAGTTCGCGATGGCGAGAACGTGCGTTCTCCCCGGTGTGCCGTAGCGTAGGAGAACGGTGATTCTCACGCAAGGCGTACCCGAGGCGAGGGCTGGGATGGAAGCAGTGCCGGAGATGCGCGTCCTCGACGCGGCCGAGAAGCTCCTGTACGGGCGGGGGCTGCAGGCGGTCGGCATGGACGCGATCCGGAACGAGTCGGGGGTGTCCCTCAAGCGCCTCTATCAGCTCTTCCCGTCCAAGGAGCGCCTGGTGGAGGCCTATTTGCGCCGACGTGATGTGCGCTGGCGCGCGTCGCTGGCGGGCTATGTGGATGCCCGGCCCGCCGAGGAGAACCGGATCCTCGCGGTCTTCGACTGGCTGGAGTCGTGGTTCGAGGAGCCCGACTTCCGGGGCTGTGCCTTCGTCAACTCGTTCGGGGAGCTGGGCGCCACATCGGAGGGCGTCGCGAGCGCCGCCCGCGATCACGCCGATGCGCTGAAGCGGTATCTCGCGGGGCTGGTGGACGCGGAGGGCCACGCCGCCTGGTTGCCGGAGCCCCTCTTCCTGCTCATGGAGGGGGCGATCACGACCGCCGCCATCTCTGGGAGCAGCGCGCCCGCCGGTCAGGCGCGGGAGGCGGCCCGCAGGCTGCTGGACGCGGATGAGGTCGCGGATGATGAGGTCAAGGCGCCGTGAACACACTGCGCCGGCGACCATGGGCCGCCGGCGCAGTGTGTTCTTGGGAAGTGACGGTCAGGCACGGCCTAGGAGATTTCTGAAGATGTAGTGCTGTCATGATCGGCCTGTCCCTCCTCATGGGCAGTCTCGTCCTGGCCGGTGCGGTGTGCATCATGGGCATGGACGCCTCTCATCTGCCCCTGCTGTGGCTGTTCTCGGTGTGCACCATCGCGGTCGTCGGCATCGGCGCGCTCGGCCTGCTCGCCGTGTTCGGTACGCCCGGGATGCTGTTCATCACGGTCTTCTACATCGCCATGGCGGTCCCGACGTCCGGCGCCACGGTGCCCCTTCAGGCGCTGCCCGACTTCTACCGCGTCCTCGGCGAGTTCGAGCCCCTGCGCCAGATCACCGGCGCCGTCCGCTCGATCCTCTACTACGACGCCCAGGGTGACGCCGGTCTGACCCGGGGCTGGGTGATGCTGGGCGTGGGCCTGGCGGTCGCTTGCCTCTTCGGCTTCGGCGTGACCCGGTTCTACGACCGGAAGGGCCTGCACCGCATCCCTGCCGACGAAGAGCCGGAGCCGGTGCCCGCTCACGCATAGACCGGCGGGTGGTTGCTAGCGGACAGGGCGTGGGGTCTCGGCGAGGGGCTCGGCTGGTCCGTGGCAGCCCCTCCTCGTACCCCCTTTGTTGATTAATCGCGTCAGGCGGGTTGGCCGTTGAGCTAGCCGTTGGCTCGGGGAACGGCCGCACGCTGATCGAGCCTGCGGAGCGCCATGTCCCCCCACTGGAGGTTCTCCCGTTCGAACGACATCCCGCGCACCAGGGTGAGGTACGGGCCGATGCGCTCGGCCTCGGCGAAGTACACCTCCTCCGAGCGCCCGTCGAGCAGGCGCTGCCGGAGCTTCTCGTAGCGGGCGAGCTTGGCGGTGGCCCACTCCATGCGCTCGGTGATGGATTTCCGGACCGCCTCGATGTCGCCCGCGTCCAGGCACTGCACCTTGACCAGCAGTTCGTCGCGGATCACGGCCGGTTTGCCCAACGGCTCTGCGGTGTAGGCGTATACGGCCTCGCGCCCGGCCTCCGTCAGGGAGAACAGTCGCTTGTTGGGGCGGCGCTCCTGCTCGACGACGCGGGCCGTGACCAGTCCTTCGGCTTCCATGCGCTCCAGCTCCCGGTAGAGCTGCTGGGGCGTCGACATCCAGAAGTTGGCGACCGTCGCGTCGAACCCCTTCGCGAGGTCGTACCCGGACGCCTCGCCCTCCAACAGTGCGGCCATCACCGCGTTCCGCAAAGCCATGGGCCACACGCTAACACTGCTGTGACTAGTCAACGAGGTGACTGATAGTTCGCCTCCATCCCATGGACAAGGCATCTTTTCCCCTCTACTCTCCACTTCACCTATTCAATTTGTTGAGTATGAGAGGTGGCTCATGCACCCGTTCCGCAAGGCCGTCGAGAGCGGCGACATGGACGGCGTGGCCGCCCTGCTGGCCGACGACGTCGTCTTCACCAGCCCGGTCGCCTTCAAGCCGTACCCAGGCAAGGCGATCACCGCCGCGATCCTGCGTGGCGTGTCCCGCGTCTTCGAGGACTTCACGTACATCCGTGAGATCGCCAACCCGGACGGAGGCGACCACGCCTTCGTCTTCACCGCCACCGTCGCCGGCAAGAAGCTCCAGGGCTGCGACTTCCTGCACTTCGACGAGGACGGCAGGATCGACGAGTTCACGGTGATGGTGCGCCCGCTCTCGGCCGCCCAGGCGCTGTCCGAGGCCATGGGCGCCCAGTTCGAGCAGATCGCACGAGAGGCCGCTGAACAGTGACCGCGACGACCGACTTCGACGCGGTGGTCATCGGCGCGGGCAACGCCGGACTGACCGCCGCCGCCACCCTGCAACGCGCCGGACTGCGCACCCTCCTGGTGGAGCGCCACAACATCCCCGGCGGTTGCGCGACTTCCTTCCGACGCGGCCGCTTCGAGTTCGAGACGGCGCTGCACCAGCTGTCCGGCGTCGGCATGGAGGGCCAGCAGTACACGCTGCGCTCGCTGTTCGACCGGCTGGGTGTCGCCGACTCGCTGGAGTTCGTCCAGGAGCACGACCTGTACCGCGCCGTGGTGCCCGGTCAGTACGACGTGACCCTGCCCGCCGACTGGTCCGGCGCCGTGGCCGCGCTGGAGGACGCCTTCCCCGGCAACCGCGCCCGCGTCGAACGGTTCTTCGCGCTCGTGCGGGACGTGACGTTCTGGTACATCGCCGCCCTGCGCAGGACACCGGCTGCCGACATCGACCCCGTGCTCTTCCGTCAGGCGCTGCGCCCGCTGAAGGACGTCCTGGACGAGCACTTCGACGATCCCGGCCTCAAGTCGGTCCTCGGCACGTACTGGCCGTACATCGGCCAGCCGCCCTCCCGGCTCGCGTTCCAGGAGATGGCGCTCATGCTCTATGGCTACATCGAGTTCAAGCCCTGGCACATCAGGGGCGGCTCGCAGGCCATGTCGAGCGCGCTGCTGGACTCCTTCGTCGCGGCGGGTGGCCAGGTCCGCTTCAACACGGCGGTCGAGGCGATCCTGACCGAGCGTGGCCGTGCGGTGGGCGTCCGACTCGACGATGGCCAGGAGGTGTCCGCCCGCGATGTGGTCTCCAACGCCTCGCTCCCCGTCACCTACGCGATGCTCGGCGACGACGCCGTCCCGACGGCCGTACGCGACGACCTGGCCACCAGGCGCGTCGGCGTCTCGGCCTTCGCCCTGCACATGGGCCTCGACGCCACCCCCGCCGACCTGGGCTTCACCACCAGCACCACCTTCGTCGGCGTGGACCTGGACGACGACCGCACCTACGCCGTCTGGCGCTCGCTGGAGCCCGCCCGCGGCATCTGCGTCTCCTCCTACGACGTCGCCCCGATCGGTTTCGCCCCGTCGGGCGCGAGCCACGTCAGCCTGCTGACGCTGCAGTACGGCGACGTCTGGGAGAAGGTCCCGCCCGCTGAGTACGCGCGCACCAAGTTCGCCTACGCCGAAACCCTGCTCGACCTGGCCGAGAGGGCCATGCCCGGTATCCGCGATGCCATCGAGGAGGTCGACGTCGCCACCCCGCTGACCGTCGCCCGCTACCTCGGCCACCCCGGCGGCGCGATCTACGGCTACGACCAGGACCGCGCCGAGAGCTGGCTGTTCCGCGACAGCGAACGAGAGACGCACGTACCCGGCCTGCACCTGGCGGGCGCCTGGGTCGGCCCCGGCGGCTTCCAGCCCACCCTCGAAGCCGGCCACCGCGTCGCCCGGCGCCTGCTGCGCACCAAGGCCGCCTGACCGCCCGACCCGACAGGGAGAACCCGTGAAACACCCGCTCGCCCCGCTCTTCGACGGCCACGACGCCGTCCAGGCCGACATCGACAGCCGCCCCGCCGACACCACGGACCACCTCTCCGAGGTCCGCCGCACGGTGGACACGTACCACCCCAGGCGGCTCACCCTCACGGTCACCGAGGTCATCACGGAGACCGCCACCACGAAGACCTTCCGACTGCGTCGCCCCGACGGAGCGGACCTGCCGCCCTTCCTGGCCGGCCAGTACGTGGGCGTGTTCGCGGACGGCACCAACCGCCCCTACGCCTTGTCCTCCAGCCCCGCACGCCTGGACCACTGGGACCTGACGATCCGCCGGGTCCCCGGCGGCCGGATCAGCAACCACCTGATCGACACCGTGACGCCGGGCGACACCCTCACCACGACCGGCCCCATGGGCACCTTCCACCACAACCCGCTCTTCCACGGCGACGACGTCGTCTTCCTCGCCGGCGGCTCCGGCGTCGTCCCGGCGATGAGCATGATCCGCGACATCGTCGACCACGGACTCAACCGCCGCCTCCACCTCGTCTACGGCTCCCGCACCGACGACGACGTCATCTTCCGCGACGAACTCGACGCCCTCGCCGCAGACCACCACCCGAACATCTGCATCGACCACGTCATCGCCGAGCCCGGCCCCGGCTGGGCCGGCCCCACCGGTTTCCTGACCTCGTCCCTCATCAAGACGCTCGCCGGACCGTTGAACGCCCGCACGGTCTACGTGTGCGGCCCGCAGGCCCTCTACCCGTACGCCCTCCAGCAGCTCCTCGACCTCGGACACCCCCGTCGTCGTATCCGCTTCGAGGCGAACGGCGCTCCCGCCGATCCCACCCGCCAGGCGCACTGGCCCGCCGACGCGGCCCCCGACGGTGAAGTCACCGTCACCGCCGCCGGACGCACCTTCCGCACCCGCAGGGACCGCCCGCTCCTGGACGCCCTGGAGGACGAGGGCATCCGTCCCGAGGCCGCCTGCCGCTCCGGCGAGTGCAGCCTGTGCCGCGTCCGCGTCCTCAAGGGCACTCTGCACACTGCCGAGGAGGCCAAGCTCCGCATGTCCGACGCCCGCTTCGGCTACACCCACTCCTGCGTCGCGTACCCGATCACCGATGTGGAGCTTGACGCGTAGACCGCCGCTTCCTGCCCGGGGGCGGGCGGCTCGGGAACCCGCCCCCGATGCGGAACGACGCGTGAACACCGTCTGATCGATCTCAGCGAGGCCGGATCCGCACAGCGTGTGGGCCCGCGTCGGCCTGGTGCCGCAGGACTACACCCGCTGGTCCATGGACTTGCGCGCCAACATCCACCTCGGCCAGCCCCGCACCGAAGACGACGCCCAACTGGTGGACGCGGCGAAGGCGGCCGGCGCGGACAGCGTCATCGCGAAGGTCCCCCACGGCCTCGACACCCTGGTCGCCAGCTCGAACTGGGGCGGCACCGACCTGTCCGGCGGGCAGTGGCAGAGAATCGCGGTAGCCAGAGCGTTCTACAGGGAGGCTGCCATGCTGATGCTGGATGAGGCGACGTCCGCGATGGACCCGCGCGCCGAGCACCTGGTGATCCGCAGCTTCAAGGAGCTCGCCGCGAGCAAGGCCGCCGTGTTCGTCGGAGCGCGCGGATCTCACTGACCGGCCCCTGAACCTGGTCACACAGCTTGACCAGGTCAGAGGTCGAACGGCAGGACTCGGCCCGACGCAGCTGCTTCCTGGCGGCGAGCAGATGGAGCGTGGCCATCGCCAGCTCGTGCGACACATCGATCGCTGCATCTCCGCTGGCGTCGCGGTCCACCGCGCCCTCCGGCAGGTCCGCGTTCGCGTACACCGCCTTGCGCCAGTGCGGCGGCACCAGCTTCTCGTCGACCTCGCGCGGCAGCAGCGGCTTCTCCGACACCTTCCGCCGGGAGAGCGCCGGGAGCCGCTTCACCCCGGTCAGGATGCGCATCCCGCCGGTCGCCGCATCCAGCGCCTTCGGCTCGCCCAACAGAGACAGGAACGGCTTGACGGTGTTGTAGCGCAGCGCCAGCGCACCCCGCAACGCGGTCTCCGCCGTGCTGTCGTCCTCCGCCACCAGGCTCACCACCATGGCGGGCGCGCTGGAGAGCGCTGCCCGGGGCGCGACCTCCTCCAGCGCCCGCCACAGCGCCGCAACGTCCCCAAGGCCGTTTATGCAGGCATGAGCTGCTTACTGTATCCGCCGGAACAGCAGGCCATTGAAGCTGTCGATCCGAGCGTTGTCGGGGAAGTACGGCTCTTAGAAGTCGAATGCCATCTGCGCGTTCAGGCGGAGGTCAGGTGAGGCACACGCGGTCAGGTGACTGTCCGGCGAGGTACTCGGAGCGTTCTTTCGCGGTGAGATCTCGGCCGACGGCCTGGCAGATCCTTCTGATTGCTGCGGTCTCGTCAGGCATGTCTGCATTCCACAGCCGCACCGTGCCGTCTTCGCTGGCGGTGGCGACGGTGTGGCCATCGGGGCTGAACGCCACCGAATACACGGTGCCTGTGTGGCCGGTGAGGATGGTGCGGGTGCGGCCGGTCTTGGTGTCCCACAGCCGCACCGTTCTGTCGTCGCCGGCGGTGGCGAGAGTGTGCCCGTCGGGGCTGAACGCCACCGAATACACGGTGTCCTTGTGGCCGGTGAGGCGGCGGTGGAGGGGGAGTTCTGCTGCCGCATAGAGGCTGGCGGTGGCTTCGTTGGTGGCTCTGGTCCGGTAGGCGTGGACGGCCAGTAGGGAAGCCAGGTCGGGGTTGGTGTCGATGAGCGCGTCGGACTGGGCGGCGAGTTGCTTGGACAGCCCCTGTTGCTGGGCGGCGAGTGCGGTTTCGCGTTGCCGGTAGGCCACTGAGGCGGCGGCCATGGCAAGGACGAGCAGGATCGTGAGGGCTGTGGTGAAGGCGTGTCTTCTCCGAACAGGCGGCCTGGCTGGCGCCGTCGCGCTGGGCTATCGCCGCGGAGAGCGTGACACTCGATCTCGGACAGCTGCTCGGTCCGATGGACAAAATGGCCACTGACCCTCTGTGGGATCACACGCTCAGTCAGTGGCTGACCGACACGGGCGTACTTCTCGGCACGTCGATGGTCTGCTACGTGCTCACGATCCGATTCCTACGGCGCCAGGAGCCGGAGGTCGTGCGAGAAACGTGAGACAGCAATTAGTCCAGGGCTTTGCGGACCGCGGACAGGCGAGCAGCGACAGCGACGGAACGGTCAGCGTGAGCGGAACCAGCCCCTTGGCCACCCCCAGGATCGGCAGACAGTTGGCCGCCATCGGCAGGGTCGCCCGCAGCAGAACGATCAGACCCGAAACGTCGACGAGCGACGGAGCGGAGCCATCCACCGCGACGGGAGGCGCGGGCATGGCGACTCCAGGGGACGTTGTGCGGGAGCTGGCATGCCTTCCGCACTCGCGTACGTATCCGTGTTTCAGGGCTACGGATAGCTGATTGCCGGTGCGCTCTCTAGGGTCGCTGGGCAGGAAAGGCCGCCTGCCGAGTGTGTGGGTCGAGCGACGAAGTGCCCGTGCATGTGAGCCGTACGCGGAAGCCCTCAACGGGCCACATCTCGGCTCGGCGTGGGCATTGGTCATCCCTCGCCCGTGGCCAGTGGTCGTGACCGTGGCGGGCGGGCGGGCGCGATCGGGGTAACGGGGCTTCGGCCGCGATTTGACCATAGTGGCGTCAACCAATCACAGACAGAAGGAAGGGCTTTCGCGATGGGCAAACACAGGAGGACTTCCGCCTTGGGCAGACACAGAAAACCTTCCGCGAAGGGCCGCCCAGGACTGGCATCCGCCACGGCGGGAGGGCTGCTGTATGGTGCGCTGTTCGTCTCCGGCGCGTCGGCAGTTGAACAACCTAGCGATGCACAGTCCACCAGCACGGAGGACATACAGCCGGGCACCACCGAGCAGCCGTCTGGGGATGCGGAGTCCGGAACAGAAGACTGGCAGCCCACCGAGGACTCTGAAGCCGCGCAGGTGAACGAGGTCGACGAGGAACCGGATTTCCAGATCACCGAAGGCACCGACACAGCCCAACCGGACCCGGCAGAACAGCCCGAAGAAGGGCAGTCCGGCGGAGAGGGGCAGCAGCCGTCTAGCGAAGTACCGCCCGGCACGGATGACCAGGAGCCAGTCGACGAAGCACAGCCCAGCACGGAGGACCTGACCCTCCCCCGCGGCGCCAAAATCATCCCAAGGGAGAACTTCGACAAGGAAATACAAGGATTCTGCACAGCCGGAATCCACGTCACCGATGGGCAGGACAACGGATTCCTGACCGCAGGACACTGCAAGACGGATGACGTCTGGGTTGATGAGGATCGCCGGGAGATCGGCAAGACCCAAAGGCTCGGAGACGGCGATACCGACTGGAGCTTTGTGGAAACCGATCGCGGACCCGGCCCCAAGGATCGATTCTCCGGGGTCGGCTTGCCCTATGTCGGTCGGGAGGTCTGCAAGTCCGGCGCGAAGACCGGAGAGCAAAGGTGCGGCAAGATCACCAAGACCGACGAGACGATCCCTTACGACGATGGAACCTCCGTGCGTGACCTCATCGTCACCGACATCGAGTCCCACGGGGGAGACAGCGGCGGACCGCTCTACGACAAGAACCATCCCGAGATAGCCATTGGAACGCTCAGCGGTGGAAACGGCGACATGAAAGCGGCGAACGAGCCGTACCTGAGCTATTACGTTCCCGCCATCGACGTGATGGTAAAGGAAGGCTTCACCCTGCCGCGTGCTCCGGAAACCGGTCCGTGACCCTCTCGTGCCAGGGCTCTGCCGACGACGTGCGCACGCGTTCAGAACATACGTCTTCGGCAGAAGCTGCCACTGGTCAGCCGGGGTTCGGCAGTGCGGCGAGCCGGACCGGGGCGTCAGTGGTCATCGGTCCAGGGTCCGTGTGACGCGCTGCTTTCCATGCGGCGGCGAGGAACGATCGTGTCCCTTGTGGTGGTGTAGGGGATCAATCCTCGGTGGTTTTCTGGGAGTTGGTGAGTGCGCGGGTGGTGAGGTCGTGAGCGTCCTGCGCGACGTCGTCGGCGCGGAGGCGGCCAGCGAGCGCGGTTGCCCGGGCCCGTTCTCCGTCTTCGCGGCCGAGAGCGACCGGGTGGTACCGCGCGCGTCCGCGCAGGGCGCCTTCCCCGACTGCGCGGCCCTGCCCGGCGATCACTTCAGCGTCGTGCAGCCCCGCTCCCGCGAGGACACCGCGTATGTGACGCTGAGCCACCTGCTGCGGGAGGAGGTGAGCGGCAGTGATCCACCGGGCGTGCCGCCCGTGACGGTGCCGCGTGCTACGCATCGGCCGTGGGACACGCGTCGTCACCGTGTCGTTGCTCCGCGTAATCGAAAGCGGAGAGCCGGAGTGCAACGGTGCCACGCCGGACACTGCACGCCGTCGTGACCCCGCCGCGCTCGAACCCCCGCCGGAGCAAACCGGCGGGGGTTCGTCGTCTCACGCGCTCTCACACAGGTCTCACAAACTGTGCGGACTCCCCCGGACCGTTAGCCCTGACCTGGCACTAAGCACCTGCCCTGGAGCAGCTGGACGCCTCGGGACGCTCGCTACGACCTGTGCCATGTAGTACCGAGGGAGGGTCCCAAGATCAGGACCGGTGCGTCTTCTGGCCCGTCAAGGCGGTATTGCAGGGTCTCATCCGTCGTCTCACTCACCCGCTCACGCTCCCACATCTCACAATTTCTCACGGGAGGGGGTCGGGAGAGCTCGCCAGACCTCCCCATGTATCCGCCGCCGGACGAAGGTCCTCCACGTTCGGTTTCACATACCAGCGCTTCGTGGTCTTGACGTTGGTGTGCCCCGCCCACAGGGCAAGGAGGTGATCCGGCACCCCGTTGAGCGACGCGTACCGGTATCCGACCGGCCTCGCCTCCGGGCAGCCGCTCCGCTCCGCCGCCTTCCGGTGGTTCCTGGTCGGCCAGTCGATCTCCATGGCTGGCAGCGCCATGGCGCCTGTCGCCCTGGCCTTCGGTGTCCTGGAGGTCACCGAAAGCGCGGCCTGGCT
The Streptomyces lunaelactis genome window above contains:
- a CDS encoding TetR/AcrR family transcriptional regulator encodes the protein MEAVPEMRVLDAAEKLLYGRGLQAVGMDAIRNESGVSLKRLYQLFPSKERLVEAYLRRRDVRWRASLAGYVDARPAEENRILAVFDWLESWFEEPDFRGCAFVNSFGELGATSEGVASAARDHADALKRYLAGLVDAEGHAAWLPEPLFLLMEGAITTAAISGSSAPAGQAREAARRLLDADEVADDEVKAP
- a CDS encoding PadR family transcriptional regulator; amino-acid sequence: MALRNAVMAALLEGEASGYDLAKGFDATVANFWMSTPQQLYRELERMEAEGLVTARVVEQERRPNKRLFSLTEAGREAVYAYTAEPLGKPAVIRDELLVKVQCLDAGDIEAVRKSITERMEWATAKLARYEKLRQRLLDGRSEEVYFAEAERIGPYLTLVRGMSFERENLQWGDMALRRLDQRAAVPRANG
- a CDS encoding nuclear transport factor 2 family protein; the protein is MHPFRKAVESGDMDGVAALLADDVVFTSPVAFKPYPGKAITAAILRGVSRVFEDFTYIREIANPDGGDHAFVFTATVAGKKLQGCDFLHFDEDGRIDEFTVMVRPLSAAQALSEAMGAQFEQIAREAAEQ
- a CDS encoding phytoene desaturase family protein, producing MTATTDFDAVVIGAGNAGLTAAATLQRAGLRTLLVERHNIPGGCATSFRRGRFEFETALHQLSGVGMEGQQYTLRSLFDRLGVADSLEFVQEHDLYRAVVPGQYDVTLPADWSGAVAALEDAFPGNRARVERFFALVRDVTFWYIAALRRTPAADIDPVLFRQALRPLKDVLDEHFDDPGLKSVLGTYWPYIGQPPSRLAFQEMALMLYGYIEFKPWHIRGGSQAMSSALLDSFVAAGGQVRFNTAVEAILTERGRAVGVRLDDGQEVSARDVVSNASLPVTYAMLGDDAVPTAVRDDLATRRVGVSAFALHMGLDATPADLGFTTSTTFVGVDLDDDRTYAVWRSLEPARGICVSSYDVAPIGFAPSGASHVSLLTLQYGDVWEKVPPAEYARTKFAYAETLLDLAERAMPGIRDAIEEVDVATPLTVARYLGHPGGAIYGYDQDRAESWLFRDSERETHVPGLHLAGAWVGPGGFQPTLEAGHRVARRLLRTKAA
- a CDS encoding FAD-binding oxidoreductase, encoding MKHPLAPLFDGHDAVQADIDSRPADTTDHLSEVRRTVDTYHPRRLTLTVTEVITETATTKTFRLRRPDGADLPPFLAGQYVGVFADGTNRPYALSSSPARLDHWDLTIRRVPGGRISNHLIDTVTPGDTLTTTGPMGTFHHNPLFHGDDVVFLAGGSGVVPAMSMIRDIVDHGLNRRLHLVYGSRTDDDVIFRDELDALAADHHPNICIDHVIAEPGPGWAGPTGFLTSSLIKTLAGPLNARTVYVCGPQALYPYALQQLLDLGHPRRRIRFEANGAPADPTRQAHWPADAAPDGEVTVTAAGRTFRTRRDRPLLDALEDEGIRPEAACRSGECSLCRVRVLKGTLHTAEEAKLRMSDARFGYTHSCVAYPITDVELDA
- a CDS encoding ATP-binding cassette domain-containing protein, whose translation is MWARVGLVPQDYTRWSMDLRANIHLGQPRTEDDAQLVDAAKAAGADSVIAKVPHGLDTLVASSNWGGTDLSGGQWQRIAVARAFYREAAMLMLDEATSAMDPRAEHLVIRSFKELAASKAAVFVGARGSH
- a CDS encoding WD40 repeat domain-containing protein: MAAASVAYRQRETALAAQQQGLSKQLAAQSDALIDTNPDLASLLAVHAYRTRATNEATASLYAAAELPLHRRLTGHKDTVYSVAFSPDGHTLATAGDDRTVRLWDTKTGRTRTILTGHTGTVYSVAFSPDGHTVATASEDGTVRLWNADMPDETAAIRRICQAVGRDLTAKERSEYLAGQSPDRVCLT
- a CDS encoding S1 family peptidase translates to MGRHRKPSAKGRPGLASATAGGLLYGALFVSGASAVEQPSDAQSTSTEDIQPGTTEQPSGDAESGTEDWQPTEDSEAAQVNEVDEEPDFQITEGTDTAQPDPAEQPEEGQSGGEGQQPSSEVPPGTDDQEPVDEAQPSTEDLTLPRGAKIIPRENFDKEIQGFCTAGIHVTDGQDNGFLTAGHCKTDDVWVDEDRREIGKTQRLGDGDTDWSFVETDRGPGPKDRFSGVGLPYVGREVCKSGAKTGEQRCGKITKTDETIPYDDGTSVRDLIVTDIESHGGDSGGPLYDKNHPEIAIGTLSGGNGDMKAANEPYLSYYVPAIDVMVKEGFTLPRAPETGP